The proteins below are encoded in one region of bacterium:
- a CDS encoding sodium:solute symporter family protein produces the protein MNSTLAGILVYIVVQLIIGFLVSKKIRNEEDYLLAGRSLGYGLAIFSIFATWFGAESCIGTAGAAYELGLAGVTADPFGYAVCLIVMALVLAVPLWKMKLTTIADLFKIRFSQRTERLTAIIMIPTSLLWAAAQIRALGMILSASSELTATMAITLAAAVVIVYTVMGGLLADAITDVVQGVALIAGLVILIPIVMTSDTVTAIPDLFVFRDSATVHSWWSSLEEWAIPICGSLVAQELISRVIACRSPQIAKRSTLLAAGMYLVVGIIPLTLGLAGFYLIPGLEEPEHVLPMIAQKYLPSWMYVLFAGAIVSAILSTVDSALLSCSALFSHNILLSMKPGVAEKQKLLYNRLGVVGMGILAYILALHAEGVYNLVKDASSLGSAGIFVVAMFGVFTRFGKEKSAITALLLGVVVWMVASYGYEFELSYLLALAVSFAGYIIVASFENGKPA, from the coding sequence ATGAATTCAACTCTTGCTGGAATACTCGTCTATATAGTTGTACAACTTATCATTGGTTTTCTGGTTTCGAAGAAAATTCGAAACGAAGAGGATTATCTCCTTGCCGGGCGAAGTCTTGGTTATGGTCTGGCGATTTTTTCGATTTTCGCGACATGGTTTGGTGCTGAGTCATGCATCGGGACGGCCGGCGCGGCGTATGAACTTGGTTTAGCCGGTGTGACAGCCGATCCGTTTGGATATGCTGTTTGTTTGATTGTTATGGCGTTGGTCCTCGCTGTACCTTTGTGGAAAATGAAATTGACAACGATCGCCGATCTTTTCAAGATTCGGTTTTCGCAGCGCACAGAACGGTTGACGGCCATTATCATGATTCCGACGTCGCTTTTGTGGGCCGCGGCGCAGATCCGCGCGCTGGGAATGATTTTATCGGCTTCGTCGGAACTGACAGCGACCATGGCCATCACATTGGCCGCCGCCGTGGTGATTGTGTACACCGTGATGGGAGGACTTTTGGCCGATGCTATCACGGACGTCGTACAAGGTGTAGCGCTGATTGCAGGGTTAGTCATATTGATACCGATTGTAATGACCTCCGACACAGTAACGGCCATACCTGATCTTTTTGTGTTTCGCGATTCTGCAACCGTCCACTCGTGGTGGTCGTCACTGGAAGAATGGGCCATTCCGATCTGTGGTTCGCTCGTTGCACAGGAATTGATCTCGCGCGTGATTGCCTGCCGGTCACCGCAGATCGCAAAACGTTCAACACTATTGGCAGCGGGAATGTATCTCGTTGTAGGCATTATTCCGTTGACACTAGGCTTGGCCGGATTTTATTTGATTCCGGGTTTGGAAGAACCGGAACATGTGCTTCCGATGATTGCGCAAAAATATTTACCGTCTTGGATGTACGTATTGTTTGCCGGCGCGATTGTTTCGGCCATTTTGTCGACCGTCGACAGCGCCCTGTTGTCCTGTTCGGCGCTTTTTTCTCACAACATTCTTTTATCAATGAAGCCCGGTGTCGCCGAAAAACAAAAATTGTTATATAACCGCCTGGGCGTGGTAGGTATGGGAATTCTGGCTTACATTTTAGCTCTGCACGCGGAAGGCGTTTATAATTTAGTCAAAGACGCTTCGTCGCTTGGGAGTGCCGGAATTTTTGTCGTCGCTATGTTCGGAGTATTTACGCGGTTCGGAAAAGAAAAAAGCGCCATCACTGCGTTGTTACTGGGAGTTGTTGTGTGGATGGTGGCGAGTTACGGTTACGAATTCGAATTAAGTTATCTGCTTGCATTAGCAGTATCGTTCGCAGGATACATCATCGTCGCTTCTTTTGAAAACGGAAAACCTGCCTAA
- a CDS encoding response regulator transcription factor, translating into MIKVAVVEDDKIIRQGLHLILDSTEGFKCVGAYERCEALLKELNVRKPEIVLMDIHLAGGMSGIEGVKKIKAVTPNIIVIMQTVYEESETIFDALCAGASGYLLKKTSPARMLEALKEAQEGGAPMSPSIAKKVVDHFQRQSVPSNNEDASLTEREKSILKLMESGKPYKLIADELSISVPTVRFHVGNIYKKLHATSQSEAISKAVRKGLI; encoded by the coding sequence ATGATTAAAGTAGCCGTCGTCGAAGACGACAAAATTATCCGGCAAGGATTACATCTGATTTTAGATTCAACGGAAGGATTCAAATGCGTCGGCGCATATGAACGCTGCGAAGCTTTGTTGAAAGAATTGAACGTGCGCAAGCCGGAAATCGTTTTGATGGACATTCATTTAGCCGGCGGCATGTCCGGTATTGAAGGCGTAAAAAAAATCAAAGCAGTCACTCCAAATATTATTGTAATCATGCAAACGGTGTATGAAGAATCTGAAACTATCTTTGATGCATTGTGCGCCGGCGCTTCAGGATATTTACTCAAGAAAACTTCTCCGGCCCGTATGCTTGAAGCGTTAAAAGAAGCACAGGAAGGCGGCGCGCCAATGTCTCCGTCTATCGCTAAAAAAGTAGTCGATCATTTTCAACGTCAATCCGTTCCCAGCAACAATGAAGACGCTTCGTTAACCGAACGCGAAAAATCCATACTCAAACTGATGGAATCCGGCAAACCATATAAACTCATCGCCGACGAATTGTCCATCAGCGTTCCTACGGTGCGATTTCATGTCGGCAATATCTACAAGAAACTCCACGCAACCTCCCAATCTGAAGCCATCTCAAAAGCTGTCCGCAAAGGTTTGATCTGA
- a CDS encoding alpha/beta fold hydrolase: MIFAFVVGLGILGYWVKDDEAPKTDFHSAIAEEKKWVDTVSLPYFSKKEFSGGDLKTGKILDDQPSYTRYYITYRSGDLKISGIMNVPKGKGPFPVLILNHGYIPPKMYTNGRGLKREQDYLAKHGYVVIHPDYRNHADSDKDTTNGVRFRLGYVEDVINAVVAVKNSDYKFFDKERIGMFGHSMGGGICLNVMVAQPKLVKAFVLFGSVSADVRDNFYRWSVRSSEGDSIIRQYGRPEENPDFWNRISPMTYLNAVEAPIMIHHGTSDESCPLEWSQKLTDSLKIRQKDVTFYEYPKEPHEFINAWPLVMQRTAAFFDQHLKP, encoded by the coding sequence ATGATCTTTGCATTTGTTGTAGGATTGGGGATTCTTGGCTATTGGGTCAAGGACGATGAAGCGCCAAAAACCGATTTTCATTCCGCCATAGCTGAAGAAAAAAAATGGGTTGATACAGTTTCTCTACCATATTTTTCAAAAAAAGAATTTTCGGGTGGTGATCTTAAGACAGGGAAAATCCTGGACGATCAACCGTCTTACACGCGTTATTATATTACTTATCGCAGCGGGGATCTAAAAATTTCGGGTATCATGAACGTTCCGAAAGGAAAAGGCCCTTTCCCCGTTTTAATTTTGAACCATGGATATATCCCGCCTAAAATGTATACTAACGGCCGCGGACTTAAACGCGAGCAGGATTATCTCGCCAAACATGGTTACGTCGTCATACATCCCGATTACCGCAATCATGCCGATTCCGACAAAGATACGACCAACGGTGTACGATTTCGATTAGGGTATGTTGAAGATGTGATCAATGCCGTGGTTGCCGTTAAAAATTCTGACTACAAATTTTTTGATAAAGAACGTATCGGCATGTTTGGCCATTCGATGGGCGGCGGTATATGCCTGAACGTTATGGTAGCGCAGCCGAAACTTGTTAAGGCATTCGTACTCTTTGGCTCCGTCAGCGCCGACGTTCGCGATAATTTCTACCGATGGTCGGTTCGAAGCTCAGAAGGAGACAGCATCATCCGTCAGTATGGCCGTCCGGAGGAAAATCCGGATTTTTGGAATCGTATATCGCCGATGACGTACTTGAATGCCGTAGAAGCGCCGATAATGATCCATCACGGAACATCCGATGAATCGTGTCCTCTCGAATGGTCACAAAAATTAACAGACTCGTTGAAAATACGACAAAAAGATGTTACATTTTACGAGTATCCGAAAGAGCCGCACGAATTTATTAATGCATGGCCTTTGGTCATGCAGCGAACGGCGGCGTTCTTTGATCAACATTTAAAACCATGA
- a CDS encoding outer membrane protein assembly factor gives MKHFKILLTVIAGLYFFNTRISAQEMDGNNKAKKSLYPIPILIWSEETKLGYGAALLYTTKKDSLSKSNSIGGMFLYTQRKQISIGFSTDHYWNDEKYHLITSVGYSKFPNYFYGIGASTPDSSEENFTPQAFMVLVNFHKKIMPSLYVGGIMELDYNKIVKVEDGRILDTANVPGRYKKWTSGLGAVIFWDSRNSNIFPTQGSYHQFSIVPFHRVIGSSYNFVRFNIDLRQYFPFWGNHVLAYQVFANFIPGHPPYHKMSMFGSMTYTRGYYPARYRDKHMVAFQTEYRSPMWWRFGLAAFGGYGDVAHTLSDFKLKRFKYSAGWGIRFALDKKDRTNIRLDFAYGKHSSYPTIAFGEAF, from the coding sequence ATGAAGCATTTTAAGATTTTACTTACAGTTATCGCGGGACTGTATTTTTTTAATACAAGAATATCCGCTCAGGAAATGGATGGGAACAACAAAGCTAAAAAGAGTTTGTATCCGATTCCGATTTTGATTTGGTCTGAAGAAACCAAATTAGGATACGGTGCGGCGCTATTATACACAACCAAAAAAGATTCCTTGTCCAAATCCAATTCCATTGGCGGGATGTTTTTGTATACGCAACGTAAACAAATTTCAATTGGTTTCAGTACGGATCATTATTGGAATGATGAAAAGTATCATTTGATTACCAGCGTTGGTTATTCCAAGTTTCCGAATTATTTCTACGGAATCGGAGCTAGTACACCTGACAGTTCTGAAGAAAACTTCACCCCTCAGGCATTCATGGTTTTAGTTAACTTTCATAAAAAAATCATGCCTAGTCTTTACGTGGGCGGAATTATGGAACTAGATTACAATAAAATCGTCAAAGTCGAAGACGGAAGAATTCTCGATACGGCGAATGTTCCGGGGCGTTACAAAAAATGGACGTCAGGATTGGGTGCCGTTATTTTCTGGGATTCGCGTAACAGCAATATATTTCCAACGCAAGGCAGTTATCACCAGTTTTCAATAGTACCGTTCCACCGTGTCATTGGAAGCAGTTATAATTTTGTTCGCTTCAATATTGACTTAAGGCAATACTTTCCTTTTTGGGGCAATCATGTTTTGGCGTATCAGGTTTTTGCTAATTTTATCCCCGGTCATCCGCCGTATCATAAAATGTCGATGTTCGGAAGTATGACGTATACGCGCGGTTATTACCCGGCAAGATATCGTGACAAACACATGGTGGCATTTCAAACCGAATATCGTTCTCCGATGTGGTGGCGATTTGGTTTGGCTGCTTTTGGAGGTTATGGCGATGTCGCACATACGCTCAGCGATTTTAAATTGAAACGGTTCAAGTATTCTGCCGGATGGGGGATTCGTTTTGCCCTCGACAAAAAAGACCGTACGAATATCCGCTTGGATTTTGCATATGGGAAACATTCATCGTACCCAACTATTGCCTTCGGAGAAGCATTTTAA